A stretch of the Vigna radiata var. radiata cultivar VC1973A chromosome 9, Vradiata_ver6, whole genome shotgun sequence genome encodes the following:
- the LOC106772906 gene encoding TMV resistance protein N, producing MEFFSSSSSSSSSSFLESEPHFIYDVFINFGGKDIGRKLVSHLHSVLLQAQVKTLVNEENLQEGMKLEEHMGAIAVSKIAIIVFSKTYTESTCCLLELEKIIECLETFGQVVLPVFYEIERLDVRDQKDDFGKALEETANKSYLGEQVEHALSRWRRALTTAAGMTSWDVRDFRDDAELVEVIVGHVQTLLDYKDLFITQFPVGLESHVEKVIGCIQNHDTKVCIIGIWGMVGTGKTTIAKAIYNQIYRLFIGKSFVENIREFWSRLFRTYVDLQEHLLDDVLKYKFELENDEMGRTLIETKFSRKKLLIVLDDVSEFGQLENLCGNREWFGRGTLIIITTRDVKMLNRLKVNYVYKMDAMNKNDSLELLSWHAFGEAKPRKEFNVIARNIVANCGGLPLALKVLSGWTIQIPSVQVQEWKYVSLLPNAFAKITEKLKISFDGLGDMEKDIFLDVCCFFIGKERGYVTEILNACGLQADIGITVLIERDFIKVERNNKLGMHPLLRDMGREITREDWPQEPGKRSRLWFHEDVKDILKTKSGTKATQGLSLKLYSTSRDCFEAQAFKNMKSLRLLQLDHVQLTGDYGYLSKQLRWISWKGFPSKYIPNNFCMENVVAMDLKHSHLQLLWKQPLRKQPQVLKQLKFLNLSHSKYLRETPDFSILPSLEQLILKDCPSLCNVHPSIGDLCNLFLINLKDCTSLSCLPREVYKLKSLRTFILSGCFKIDILEEDIVQLESLTTLVTENTVAESTAVKQLPCSIVSSKSIGYISLRGFEASSHNIFPSIIRSWMSPIVNPQSYISPYCMDMENNNGRDLAPLLSVLEKIRTVLVQCDTEFQLSKQVKKILVEHSVNFTASRISKRHLRFSLNCVGSYNDFFNTLNNSISEGLASSESCDVSLPGDNYPYWLVHMGEGHSVSFNVPQNSGMKRMILCVVYLATPGIMATECLRNVLIVSYTKCTLQIHNHGSVISINDEDWHGIMANLGSGEKVEIFMTFDHGLVVYMICGESNFEIKPYQAKGKYLKEIH from the exons ATGGagttcttttcttcttcatcatcctcatcatcttcatccttcCTAGAATCAGAACCCCATTTCATATACGATGTATTCATTAACTTTGGGGGAAAAGACATCGGTAGGAAGTTGGTTTCTCATCTCCACTCTGTCCTTTTACAAGCTCAAGTCAAAACTTTGGTTAACGAGGAAAATCTGCAAGAGGGAATGAAGCTGGAAGAACACATGGGAGCAATAGCAGTCTCTAAGATTGCAATAATCGTTTTTTCCAAAACATACACTGAATCTACATGCTGTCTTCTTGAGCTTGAAAAGATTATTGAATGCCTCGAAACTTTTGGCCAGGTAGTTCTGCCCGTATTTTACGAGATTGAACGATTGGATGTACGTGATCAGAAAGATGATTTTGGAAAAGCGTTGGAAGAAACTGCAAACAAAAGCTATTTAGGAGAACAAGTGGAACATGCGTTGTCCAGGTGGAGACGTGCACTCACCACAGCTGCAGGTATGACTAGTTGGGATGTCAGAGATTTCAG GGATGATGCTGAACTTGTGGAGGTAATTGTTGGGCACGTTCAGACATTACTGGACTATAAAGACTTGTTTATTACCCAATTTCCTGTTGGATTAGAGTCCCACGTGGAAAAGGTTATTGGATGTATTCAAAATCATGACACCAAAGTCTGTATAATAGGGATATGGGGAATGGTAGGAACGGGTAAAACGACCATAGCGAAAGCCATTTACAATCAAATATATCGTCTATTCATTGGTAAGagttttgttgaaaatattagAGAGTTTTGGTCTCGATTATTTAGAACATATGTTGATTTGCAAGAACATCTTCTTGATGATGTCCTAAAATACAAGTTTGAGTTGGAAAACGACGAGATGGGAAGAACCCTGATCGAGACTAAATTCTCCCGAAAAAAGTTACTCATTGTGCTTGATGATGTGAGTGAGTTTGGCCAACTAGAAAACCTATGCGGGAATCGCGAATGGTTTGGTAGGGGAACTCTGATAATCATTACAACTAGAGATGTTAAAATGCTAAACAGACTGaaagttaattatgtttataaaatgGATGCTATGAACAAAAATGATTCCCTTGAGCTTTTAAGTTGGCATGCCTTTGGAGAAGCAAAACCAAGGAAAGAATTTAATGTAATTGCAAGGAACATAGTTGCTAATTGTGGAGGACTACCACTAGCCCTTAAGGTCCTCAGTGGATGGACAATACAAATTCCCTCTGTTCAAGTTCAAGAATGGAAATATGTATCGTTACTGCCAAATGCCTTTGCTAAAATTAcagagaaattgaaaataagtttTGACGGTTTAGGTGACATGGAAAAAGATATATTTCTTGATGTATGTTGTTTCTTTATTGGTAAAGAGAGAGGCTATGTCACAGAGATACTAAATGCCTGTGGACTACAAGCTGATATTGGAATAACAGTTCTCATAGAACGTGACTTCATAAAAGTTGAAAGGAACAACAAACTTGGAATGCATCCTTTGTTACGAGACATGGGAAGAGAAATTACTCGTGAGGATTGGCCACAGGAACCGGGAAAAAGGAGTCGATTATGGTTTCATGAAGATGTAAAAGATATCCTGAAAACAAAGAGT GGAACGAAAGCTACGCAGGGATTGTCCCTGAAACTATATTCAACCAGCAGAGATTGCTTCGAAGCTCAAGCTTTCaaaaatatgaagagtttaAGATTGCTACAACTGGATCATGTACAACTTACAGGAGACTATGGCTATCTTTCTAAACAACTCAGATGGATTTCTTGGAAAGGGTTTCCTTCTAAATACATTCCAAACAACTTTTGTATGGAAAATGTGGTTGCAATGGATTTAAAGCATAGTCATCTCCAACTCCTATGGAAACAACCACTCAGGAAACAGCCCCAG GTTTTAAAGCAGTTAAAATTCCTTAATCTTAGTCACTCCAAGTacttgagagaaacacctgACTTTTCGATACTACCAAGTCTTGAACAGCTCATTTTAAAAGATTGTCCAAGTTTGTGCAACGTACACCCATCAATTGGAGATCTCTGCAATCTATTTCTGATAAATTTGAAGGACTGCACAAGTCTAAGTTGTCTCCCAAGAGAAGTATATAAGCTGAAATCCTTAAGAACTTTCATCCTCTCTGGTTGTTTCAAGATTGACATATTGGAAGAAGATATAGTGCAGTTGGAATCCTTGACAACTCTAGTTACTGAAAATACAGTAGCTGAAAGTACGGCTGTGAAACAATTGCCCTGTTCAATTGTAAGCTCAAAAAGCATTGGATATATATCTCTACGTGGATTTGAAGCATCGTCACATAATATTTTTCCTTCAATCATTCGGTCTTGGATGTCACCAATTGTGAATCCACAATCTTATATTAGCCCGTATTGCATGGATATGGAGAATAATAATGGGCGTGACCTTGCCCCATTGCTCAGCGTCCTTGAAAAGATTCGAACTGTTCTGGTTCAATGTGACACGGAGTTTCAATTATCTAAGCAAGTAAAGAAAATTCTTGTCGAACACAGTGTAAATTTTACGGCGTCAAGAATTTCAAAGCGTCATTTGAGGTTTTCTTTGAATTGTGTTGGAAGTTACAATGATTTCTTCAACACTCTCAACAATAGCATTTCTGAG GGATTGGCAAGCAGTGAGTCTTGTGATGTTTCTCTTCCAGGTGACAACTACCCTTACTGGTTGGTCCATATGGGTGAGGGACATTCTGTTTCTTTCAATGTGCCTCAGAATAGTGGCATGAAGAGAAtgattttgtgtgttgtttatttAGCAACCCCTGGAATCATGGCAACCGAATGTCTAAGAAATGTCTTAATTGTTAGTTACACAAAATGCACATTACAGATACACAACCATGGCTCAGTAATTTCCATTAACGATGAAGATTGGCATGGCATAATGGCAAATTTAGGATCAGGAGAGAAGGTGGAGATTTTTATGACTTTTGATCATGGACTGGTCGTCTATATGATATGTGgtgaatcaaattttgaaataaagccTTACCAAGCCAAAGGAAAATACCTTaaagaaattcattaa
- the LOC106773337 gene encoding uncharacterized protein LOC106773337, which yields MCLGSETGAKELKVRFLLAEAETSYNVLLGRPCLNEFGVIVSTPHLTMKYPADDGKVWIVRADQKVARECYAAELKVKPPGHRMGEARSEVAMAELDPREDTDERIEPMGEVQPFPLGEADQTTMVGRELHEGETARLGNLLVRNKDLFAWTTFDMPGIHPDIISHKLSVFRDAKLVSQRKRRLGIEKRRAVDEEVGKLFEAGFIREVRYTTWLSNVVMVKKSNGKWRMCTDFTDLNKACPKDTYSLPNIDALVDGVSEYEIMSFLDAYSGYNQIPMY from the coding sequence ATGTGTTTGGGGTCGGAAACAGGGGCTAAGGAGTTAAAGGTGCGTTTTCTGTTGGCGGAAGCTGAAACTTCATATAATGTGCTGCTGGGGCGGCCTTGTTTGAACGAATTTGGAGTAATAGTATCCACTCCACATTTAACAATGAAGTATCCGGCGGATGACGGTAAGGTGTGGATCGTTCGGGCGGATCAGAAGGTGGCAAGGGAGTGCTATGCGGCAGAATTGAAGGTCAAGCCGCCAGGACATCGAATGGGAGAAGCACGGTCCGAGGTAGCTATGGCAGAGTTAGATCCAAGGGAGGATACGGACGAACGGATAGAGCCGATGGGTGAGGTGCAACCTTTTCCTTTGGGAGAAGCGGACCAAACAACCATGGTCGGTCGGGAGTTACACGAGGGAGAAACGGCGAGGTTGGGAAATTTGTTGGTTAGGAATAAGGACTTGTTTGCATGGACGACGTTCGACATGCCGGGAATCCATCCCGATATAATTTCGCACAAGTTATCGGTGTTTCGAGATGCCAAGCTGGTGTCTCAAAGGAAGAGACGACTTGGAATAGAGAAGAGGAGGGCAGTGGACGAAGAGGTGGGGAAGTTGTTCGAAGCTGGATTTATAAGGGAGGTCAGGTATACCACTTGGTTGTCCAATGTGGTTATGGTAAAAAAGTCGAACGGGAAATGGAGGATGTGCACAGATTTCACGGATCTCAACAAAGCCTGCCCGAAGGATACGTATTCTTTGCCAAATATTGATGCATTGGTGGATGGGGTGTCAGAGTATGAGATAATGAGTTTCTTGGATGCATACTCGGGATACAATCAAATACCCATGTACTAG
- the LOC106773338 gene encoding uncharacterized protein LOC106773338, which produces MPENKVFPWVEKFGGTSDPVKHLRSSVDAMAVYSSDELVWCRVFSLSLRDEALDWFHSLPPRSIDGFVTLRHLFTQQYASNRSRGLTYTALVRMKQRREESLKEFMERFNRTARQVRNADQRLVVGTLTTALRPGPFVDYLYEEEPQSMDELQHKLAGFIRVEEGRAHRGEQWEGEASGVPGGRTGQDRRGEKRQNEGEFRRVVRREPETRGIQQYVHHTPLNAPRVRVMEEALRAHLLSVVRSPTPRGADESKHCRYHQNRGHSTEDCVTLKDKLESLVQAGHLREFVQRVNPRVGRSRAGQGELQPVVRRDPPGNERPETNGGNERPLRGIINTISGGFAGGGPSSAARKRHLRSLLNVNGIRMARRTMPIITFSDEDFHAPDPYQDDPMVITAIIARYSVGKVLVDQGSSAISCTGRRSNKWIYRTSRSCHSTSRYWDLQANE; this is translated from the coding sequence ATGCCAGAAAATAAAGTTTTTCCTTGGGTTGAGAAGTTTGGGGGAACATCTGATCCGGTGAAACACTTACGATCGTCTGTGGATGCTATGGCAGTGTATTCCTCTGATGAGTTGGTCTGGTGCAGGGTGTTCTCCTTATCACTGAGAGATGAAGCTTTAGATTGGTTTCATTCGTTGCCACCTCGGAGCATTGACGGTTTTGTTACTCTGAGGCATCTGTTTACCCAACAGTACGCATCGAATCGGTCTCGAGGCTTAACGTATACGGCACTTGTCAGAATGAAGCAAAGGCGAGAGGAATCGTTGAAAGAATTTATGGAACGTTTCAACCGAACCGCGCGGCAGGTACGGAATGCCGATCAACGATTGGTAGTCGGCACTCTTACCACTGCTTTAAGGCCAGGACCTTTTGTGGATTACCTGTATGAGGAGGAACCCCAATCGATGGATGAGCTGCAACATAAGTTGGCTGGGTTCATTCGAGTGGAGGAAGGGAGAGCCCATCGGGGTGAGCAGTGGGAGGGGGAGGCATCGGGAGTACCTGGAGGAAGAACGGGGCAAGATAGGCGGGGGGAGAAGAGGCAGAACGAAGGAGAATTTAGAAGAGTGGTAAGGAGAGAGCCTGAGACTAGGGGAATTCAGCAATATGTTCATCACACGCCTTTGAACGCTCCAAGGGTAAGAGTGATGGAGGAGGCTTTGAGGGCTCATTTGTTATCGGTGGTGCGGTCGCCAACTCCGCGGGGGGCGGATGAGAGCAAACACTGTAGATATCATCAGAATAGGGGGCATTCCACTGAGGATTGTGTCACGCTGAAGGATAAGTTGGAGAGTTTGGTCCAAGCAGGCCATTTGAGGGAATTTGTGCAGAGGGTAAATCCCCGAGTGGGGAGAAGTCGGGCGGGACAAGGGGAACTGCAGCCGGTCGTACGTAGAGATCCACCCGGAAACGAACGACCCGAAACGAATGGGGGGAATGAAAGACCCTTAAGGGGAATTATAAATACCATATCAGGAGGATTTGCAGGAGGGGGGCCGTCTTCAGCTGCTCGGAAGAGGCATTTAAGGAGCTTGCTCAATGTTAACGGGATTAGGATGGCACGGAGGACCATGCCCATAATTACATTCTCAGATGAAGACTTTCATGCTCCCGATCCTTACCAGGATGATCCCATGGTGATAACAGCCATTATTGCTCGCTATAGTGTGGGCAAGGTGCTTGTGGATCAAGGAAGTTCGGCGATATCTTGTACTGGAAGACGTTCCAACAAATGGATATACCGAACGAGTCGATCATGCCATTCCACGAGCAGATATTGGGATTTGCAGGCGAACGAGTAG